The Treponema sp. OMZ 790 genome includes the window GGCTCGGAACAGGAAGAAGAGAAATCGGACACGGCAACCTTGCCCACCGCTCCCTATATCCGATGGTTCCCGAAAGGGAAAAATTCCCCTATACTGTACGTGTAGTTTCTGAGGTTTTGGAATCGAACGGATCTTCTTCGATGGCTACCGTATGTTCGGGAACCCTCTCCATGCTTCATGCTGGCGTTCCCATGAAAAAACCCGTTGCAGGTATTGCCATGGGCCTTATCACCGAGGGAAACGACCGCTACGCCATTCTTTCCGACATTCTCGGAGAAGAAGACCACCTAGGCGACATGGACTTTAAGGTCGCAGGTACGGCTGACGGAATTACGGGCTTCCAGATGGACATAAAGATTGCAGGTGTTTCTCCTGAAATTATGAAAAATGCCCTTGCTCAAGCCAAAGAAGGCCGAATGCACATTCTCGGAATCATGAATCAGTGTATTTCAGCTCCCAATGCAGAGCTTTCCCAATATGCTCCAAGGGTTGAGATGATGACCATCCCCGAAGACAAGATCGGCGCTTTAATCGGCCCCGGCGGAAAGAACGTAAAAGCTATTTCCGATAAGTATAACGTAACAATCAATACCGAAAATGACGGAACAGTAACCATTTACGGCAAGGACGGAACTTCGGATCTTAAGGGTGCAAAGCTCATCGTCAAGGGTATTACAAGCGATCCCGAAGTCGGAATGATCTATGATGGAACCGTAAAAAAGATTATGGACTTCGGAGCCTTCGTCGAAATCCTTCCCGGAAAAGAAGGACTTTGCCATATTTCGAAGCTTTCACGTTCCAGAGTAGAAAAGGTCTCGGATGTGCTTAAAGAAGGACAAGAAATCCCTGTCACGCTTTTGGAAATCGACAAACTCGGAAGGCTCAACCTTTCTTATGTTGATGCTCTTGAGGAGCGTTCCAAATAAGAACAAGCGGTAACTGACCCGTGAACTAAAACTTGCGGGCTTTAAGCTCGCAAGCAAAATATCTTAAAATGGGGAGAAAAGATAGGTGGAAGTTTTTACAAAATTAAAAGATGGGGCAGTTTTACCCGAATACAAAACGAGCGGATCTGCAGGAGCGGATTTGCGAGCCCTTATCGAAGAACCCATTATCTTAAAACCCATGCAAAGATGCTTAATTCCTACAGGTCTTTCGGTTGAACTGCCTAAAGGAATTGAGCTTCAAGTGAGGCCGCGTTCCGGGCTTGCTCTAAAATACGGTGTTACCGTCCTAAACACTCCCGGTACGGTAGACTCGGACTACAGGGGAGAATTAGCCGTGCTTTTAATCAATTTCGGCGCTGAAGATTTTAAGATAGAAAACGGAGACCGCATTGCACAGGCCGTTATTGCTCAAGCCATTCAAGCGGATTTTGTTCAAAAAGATGAATTATCCAATACGGAGCGCGGAGCAGGGGGGTACGGCTCTACGGGAATAGCATGATTAAAAAGAGCTTAAGCTTATGAAATGCCCATCATTTAATCATAAAACAATCTTTGTCTATGTTTTTAAAGAACTCCTTTTGTATTTTATAGTTTCTTTTTTATTTTTCTTTTTTATTTTTTTTGTAAATCAAATTCTTTTAATGGCTGAAGAAATATTATCAAAAAAAGCACCTCTAAAGGATGTTTTGCTTCTCTTGTTTTATTCTCTCCCATTCATTATAGCAACAACAGCTCCTTATGCTGCCTTGATTGGAACCTTGATGTGCTTGGGCCGGTTTTCAGCCGATTACGAATTTATTTCAATGAATGCCTTAGGGGTTTCCACTTCTTTTATTTTGATTCCTATTTTTGCTCTTGGAGTTTTGGTTTCGGTAGGTTCGTTTATAACCAACGATATTTTAATTCCCCGCGGAACCATAAGATTTAATGAGATTTTATACAATATAGCTTCTTCGACTCCGGCTCTTGAACTGGAGTCTTACACGGTAAAACGGAACGATAATTCTATAGTTGTTTCAGGTCTAATAAAAGACAACTCCATCCATGATCTATTGATAATCGATTCAAGTCAACGCGGAGCAAAAAGATTTTTGTCCGCATCCCAAACCAATGTAAAAAAATCCAACGATATATCGATTATTATGCAGCTTGAAATGCTTAATCCCCGCCTTGTAAATTTGGATTTAAATGAACCTTCCAAATTCGATGTTGTATACGGAGAAAGTATAACCTACAATGTGCTTGCA containing:
- the dut gene encoding dUTP diphosphatase, which encodes MEVFTKLKDGAVLPEYKTSGSAGADLRALIEEPIILKPMQRCLIPTGLSVELPKGIELQVRPRSGLALKYGVTVLNTPGTVDSDYRGELAVLLINFGAEDFKIENGDRIAQAVIAQAIQADFVQKDELSNTERGAGGYGSTGIA
- a CDS encoding LptF/LptG family permease, which codes for MKCPSFNHKTIFVYVFKELLLYFIVSFLFFFFIFFVNQILLMAEEILSKKAPLKDVLLLLFYSLPFIIATTAPYAALIGTLMCLGRFSADYEFISMNALGVSTSFILIPIFALGVLVSVGSFITNDILIPRGTIRFNEILYNIASSTPALELESYTVKRNDNSIVVSGLIKDNSIHDLLIIDSSQRGAKRFLSASQTNVKKSNDISIIMQLEMLNPRLVNLDLNEPSKFDVVYGESITYNVLAKDVAPKFISSSGPDKMTSYDLIKDIRQKKEAGDTSPRLLNIYIMELHRKFSVPFGAFFFVLLAFAISRSGKTYDQSTGFIVGLLISVAYWAFLIGGQMLCLESGIDINGALVMWFPNVLLVICTAVLAIRRVFK